From Clostridia bacterium, one genomic window encodes:
- a CDS encoding tyrosine-protein phosphatase — MKKAFIGGRVLAVILTLAVVITCAGVVPPALTASAANASFDGFIYNGDFETGAASGWTLGKSATIVAGGHDGSAYALRFAGTAWANCNQTITVKANTAYRISGWVKRVAGTGAHHFYAQSTSGQNCEKINGTQTWFAYTGDIWIQHVLDFNSGANTTLKFYISIEDPESVFLYDDVQIYELGPDSGEGRISNGDFELGAAGGWMINGASTFYPGGRNGSDYSVRLLGDPGVALRQFVRVKGMTDYRLTVCAKRSRGSGRNQVSVRRGDTVIGFANGADGIIDETEREWFEHVYEFNSGPATQITVFLQILDSGASFYYDDISLEEITGPDYSGVIKGDADLDGVLGENDAALLRRHLAGETALEGEAAYAADMDYDGSVTAEDLALLELALNPENTAAIPLYPIRGETVARGSWQVEELFADDYEPGKSDSYSNIAARNDQYMRDAVVLRWMSAIPQRSYTVLLADNRELKNAKKYVVQEESLSIQNLLVDTDYYWAVKTSGVRSAVGTFHTAKTVRTFRIDGVSNTRDIGGWLTEDGLYRVKYNVAFRGAKFDDVTQEGKQAILDLGLKTDVDLRTDGEGTAAPLGNLAEWYHVGPNGAAMYYTDRSSSISNLTGGHVRGTLNAIRVFADTSKFPAYFHCSYGRDRTGTLAFLLLGMLGVSKLDIQRDYEMTFLSQFGGGGGSAAAALASLNKTIDWVTANYAVGGTLKESCEAYLRAAGLTAAEIEAVRANLLEPVGGEETLAGDIDGDGEVTVADALAALRVAVGLAQIGEESFAAADLDADGAITVSDALRILRTAAGIAAGV, encoded by the coding sequence ATGAAAAAGGCATTCATCGGAGGCCGCGTTCTTGCGGTCATTCTCACGCTTGCGGTGGTTATCACCTGCGCGGGAGTTGTTCCGCCCGCGCTGACCGCGTCCGCCGCGAACGCGAGCTTCGACGGCTTCATCTACAACGGCGACTTCGAGACGGGCGCCGCGAGCGGATGGACACTCGGCAAATCCGCGACGATCGTCGCCGGAGGCCATGACGGCAGCGCCTACGCGCTGCGCTTTGCCGGAACCGCCTGGGCGAACTGCAACCAGACGATAACCGTAAAGGCGAACACCGCCTACCGCATCTCCGGATGGGTAAAGCGCGTCGCCGGCACCGGCGCCCACCACTTTTACGCTCAGAGCACGAGCGGCCAGAACTGCGAAAAGATTAACGGCACGCAGACCTGGTTCGCTTACACCGGCGACATCTGGATTCAGCACGTGCTGGATTTCAACAGCGGCGCGAATACTACGCTGAAGTTTTATATCAGCATCGAGGATCCCGAATCGGTCTTCCTCTATGACGATGTGCAGATATACGAGCTCGGCCCCGACAGCGGCGAAGGCCGCATCAGCAACGGTGATTTCGAGCTCGGCGCCGCCGGCGGCTGGATGATCAACGGCGCCTCGACCTTCTATCCCGGCGGCAGGAACGGGAGCGATTATTCCGTCAGACTGCTCGGCGATCCGGGCGTCGCCTTAAGGCAGTTCGTCCGCGTCAAAGGTATGACCGACTACCGTCTTACCGTCTGCGCCAAGCGCTCAAGAGGCAGCGGCAGGAATCAGGTTTCCGTCCGCAGGGGCGACACGGTCATCGGGTTCGCGAACGGCGCAGACGGAATAATCGACGAGACCGAGCGCGAATGGTTCGAGCACGTTTACGAATTCAACAGCGGTCCCGCCACTCAGATAACCGTTTTTCTGCAGATACTTGACAGCGGCGCGAGCTTCTATTACGACGATATTTCTCTTGAAGAGATCACCGGTCCCGACTACAGCGGAGTAATCAAGGGCGACGCCGACCTTGACGGCGTACTCGGCGAAAACGACGCCGCGCTGCTCCGTCGGCACCTCGCGGGCGAAACCGCGCTGGAAGGCGAAGCCGCTTACGCCGCTGACATGGACTACGACGGCAGCGTGACCGCGGAAGACCTCGCACTTCTCGAGCTCGCGCTGAATCCCGAGAACACGGCTGCGATACCGCTCTATCCGATAAGAGGGGAGACCGTGGCGCGCGGTTCATGGCAGGTGGAAGAACTTTTTGCCGACGATTACGAGCCGGGCAAGTCTGACTCGTATTCCAACATCGCCGCGCGCAACGACCAGTACATGCGCGACGCGGTTGTCCTGCGCTGGATGTCCGCGATTCCGCAGCGCAGTTATACCGTTCTGCTCGCTGATAACCGTGAGCTGAAAAACGCAAAGAAGTACGTCGTTCAGGAGGAGTCGCTCTCGATACAGAACCTGCTCGTCGATACCGATTACTATTGGGCGGTTAAAACCTCCGGAGTGCGCTCCGCCGTCGGAACCTTCCATACGGCTAAGACCGTGCGCACCTTCCGGATCGACGGCGTTTCCAACACCCGCGACATCGGCGGCTGGCTGACCGAAGACGGACTTTACAGAGTCAAGTATAACGTTGCCTTCCGCGGCGCGAAATTCGACGACGTGACACAAGAAGGCAAGCAGGCGATACTCGACCTCGGTCTGAAGACGGACGTCGACCTGCGCACCGACGGCGAGGGCACCGCCGCTCCGCTCGGCAATCTCGCCGAGTGGTACCACGTCGGCCCGAACGGAGCCGCGATGTATTACACCGACAGATCAAGCTCGATTTCCAACCTCACGGGCGGACACGTCAGAGGCACTCTCAACGCCATACGGGTTTTTGCGGACACGAGCAAGTTCCCGGCGTATTTCCACTGCAGCTACGGCCGCGACCGCACCGGTACGCTGGCGTTCCTGCTGCTCGGTATGCTCGGCGTTTCCAAGCTTGATATACAGAGGGATTACGAAATGACCTTCCTTTCGCAGTTCGGCGGAGGTGGAGGCAGCGCGGCCGCCGCGTTGGCGTCGCTCAATAAGACGATAGACTGGGTGACGGCGAATTACGCCGTCGGCGGCACGCTGAAGGAGTCCTGCGAAGCGTACCTGCGCGCGGCGGGACTGACCGCCGCTGAAATCGAGGCCGTACGCGCGAATCTGCTCGAGCCGGTCGGCGGCGAAGAAACGCTTGCCGGTGATATCGACGGCGACGGCGAGGTCACGGTCGCGGACGCGCTCGCGGCGCTCCGCGTGGCGGTAGGACTTGCGCAGATCGGCGAAGAATCCTTCGCCGCCGCGGACCTCGACGCCGACGGCGCGATAACGGTATCGGATGCGCTCCGCATACTTCGCACCGCGGCAGGCATTGCGGCGGGAGTTTAA